In Brettanomyces bruxellensis chromosome 7, complete sequence, the sequence TCTTGAGAAACTGACTACAGATGATATCCTGAATTATAGCCCAGGTCTGCTTTTTGGAGACAAGCAGGATTCACCTTCAGGAAGCAATGGAAATATTCGAAACGCACTATCAACAAGCACTGCAGATGAAGCTGATATTCAAAGTTTTATGCGGAGTCTTGATCCGGACAATGTAGGACTTGGGGATTTACCATTTTTGGGTTCAGGAGGTGTGTCTTCAACAGATGAGGAGCCAAAACATAAAAGAGGCCCCGGAAGAccaaggaagaagagaaaatacacaaagcacaaaaaagacCCAAATGCTCCCAAGAAGCCCAAGAAGCCCAGAAAGCCAAGAAAaccaagaaagaagaaggcaaCTGAAAGTACTGGCTTTAATGGTATGATGGACAGTACAGGCCTTGTCTCGCTGAAAACAGAAGAATCCAGTTCGGATGTTGCATTATCTCGGAGTGCATCGGTTCTAGAGGAAAGCTCAGCGAAGGCGAAAAGTTCCAATAAAATTCGCATTAACATACCAGAGTCGTTAGACCAGGGAGCATacttcaaaaataatatgCACATACACGGGTCCCAGTTGAGCGAAGCTCAGGCTCCTAAGCACAAGGAacacaagaagaaaataaaattaccGGAACCGGAAAAACCACAGCCACTTGACGAGAACGGTGTGCCTTTGGACATGATAGCCGGAATGAAGTATCTACAGACAAAGTTTGAGGCATACAAAGAAGTGAACATTGCAGAAAAGCTTCTTTCTAAGAAAAGAGATGAGGACGAAGGTATTGAGAGAGACGATAATGACCCCGATGAGCCAGAGTTTGGTGACTTGTTAGATCTCTTTGGTATTAACCCGGAGGAGATATCCCTAGATCTCACATTGAATGAGAAGAGGCGACTTCTTCTTGAGAGTATGGACAAAGAGCAAATGTCGCGGTATGAATTTTTCCGGAGAACAAACTTGAATACGGGAAGTGTCAGGAGGCTTGTGAGTAGCACAATAGGGCAGAGTATCAGTACCAGTTTGGCAAAAATTATAGGTGGTGTGGGTAAGATGTTTGTTGGCAACATAGTAGAAAGAGCCAAGGATGCTCAGAGAAAACAGTTTGAAAGCCAGGTCATACAGCAGTTAAACTACAAGCGAGCATTGAAGAAGTATGAGAATGCACTTCAACGGTTAAAGGCCGAGGGTGGAACCGATTTTTCACAAATCCAGAAACCTGGTCCCCCGCCAACATTTTACGAGGAGTTACGTGATCAGAGTAAGTTCCCGAGACGAAACCCATACACCTATAATAACTTTAGGGTGATCATACCTGATGCAAACACGCATCTTACTGCCGATCACATACGTGCGGCATACAAACTTTATGGGCAGGAAACGTCTTACGATATAAATGGAAGATGGAGTCAGCAGGGGGGTGGAAATGGCCTGTTGTTTCGCTGAGGAGCGTGCAAAATTTGCTAATATTTTGTGTAATTATAGTAATGTACAAGTATGAAGAATTGTAAGGTTAATGTTGCtccttttatttattattttagtGCTGTTAATATCGGACGAAGTCTGTTGCTCTGGAAATAATAGAAGATAGGTAAAGGTGAGGAGagaacaggaaaaaaaaaaaaaaaaaaaatgcatcgAACTTCATGCACTCattctatctttttttttcttcatgtACATCTCTAGTATTCCTTCTTAGATACTAATCAGAGTTCCAGATCCTAACCGTTTCAGTTCTAATCAATACTTGAGTATTCAAATCATGTCGAAAGTCGGAGTAATGGTCATGGGGCCTGCAGGGGTGGGAAAATCTACATTTTGCAATTCTATGATGGCGTATATGGAATCACAGGGAAGATCAGCCAATCTTGTTAACCTAGATccagcagcaacagcacATGAGTACGAATTTACTATAGATATCAGAGACTTGATTTCGTTGGATGACGTCGAGGATGAACTCAAACTTGGTCCAAACGGTGGTCTTATTTACTGCTTTGAGTtccttttgaaaaatttggatTGGCTCGATGACCAAATCGGAGATTATCCAGATGACTATCTTATTTTCGACTGCCCGGGACAGATCGAATTATACAGTCATATACCGGCTATGCCAATTGTGGTGAAACACATACAACAGCAACTAAACTTTAACCTTTGCTGTACATATCTAATAGAGGCTCCCTTTATGGTTGATAGAGCCAAGTTCTTTTCAGGAGCCTTGGAAGCGATGTCAACGATGATTTTCATGGAGCTGCCTCATTTGAACATACTTTCAAAGATGGACTTGGTCAAAGGAAAGATGTCGAAAAGGGAAGTGAGGAAGTTCTTATGCCCAGATCCAATGCTAATGAATGACGATGAGGTGCAAGACGATCAAAAAGATCTGATTCTAACAAATCCCAAATACAGACGATTGAATAAGGCAATAGCACAGCTAGTGGATGACTTTGGAATGGTGCAGTTTCTGCCTTTGGACTGTTCCGATAGAGACAAAAGCGAGTCTCTAAGAACGATCGTTACATGCATTGATAATATGACACAATGGGATGAAAACCAGGAGCCAAAGGATCCGGCTGAAGATATGGAAGAACCAGAAGATCCAGAGGACCAGTAAGTGAATTCGGAATATATGTATTATACAGTATTATAGACTTAACAAAATGTTGACACTCAAAAACGTATCCAGGGCATATCGGTTATGCAACCCGTATTTTCTCGGACTTCAACGTTTCCACTTTTGTATTAACCTTTCTGCGTCTTTTCTTAGGCTTGTAAACGTAGTCATATAGACTGACAAGACCTGGAACCATCTGGCAACTTCCAATTACTAGCAAATCGAAATACTCCACATAATCCACAATACTCTGTGTTGGAGGATCTATATTCACCCATATCACATATCCTTTATTCGCATGCACAGATCTTGCCATTTCTTTCACAAGCCTTCTCACTCCCGGTATCTTTAGTGTAGTACCAGTAACAATGAGACAATCTGGTCTTGATTTGATATCAGATTCAGTGATGCTTCCGATAATTTCACCATCCGGATGGAACTCGTTGTATAAAACAATTCTTGGCCTCAGTATTCCTTCGTTCTGTAATCTTTTCCCTGCAATATCACGAACCTTGTTCATCTCCTGGCATTCTGGACATCTCACTAttaatcttcttccttctgtATTAGGTGCCTTTTTGAAAAACGTCTCATTCAACGGTGTAATATACCGACACTTTGAACAGTTCATTAGCTGAATATTCCCATGCAATTGAATGCATTTTGGATATGGTTTGTGAAAAGTTAGCGGGatctttgttttcaaatGTGGTAACTGTACGTCTAGACAATCAATATTCTGTGTATATAGTCTCAGAAGACGACCTTGCTCTGATATCTTATCAATCATGTGATGATAATATGTTGGGTCGCACTCATTGGAAAGAGTGTACAACTTGTGGATCATTGACTCAAATTTCTTAATGGAACCATCTGACCTAAACACATTATAGTCAAAGAGATTTTTTCCTGAACCTGAGGATTTAGTAGCCAAGCCTTGAAATAGACCATTAGAGGATCTGAAATCAGGAATACCAGCCCCCACAGAAACTCCGGCACCAATAACCATTACCACCCTCTTGGAGTATGTTATGgcatgatgaagaaaataaacatCTGACAACTCAATTTGATCTTCAAGTGGTTTATCAAAATcaagctttgaaatatcCAGTATCGTCCCATTTGGAGGTCTGTATCTTAGTTTTGGTTTTCTTTTAAGATCTGTTGTTGGAATCTCGAACTGAACACTTTCTGGTTTTTGTTCAAAACCTTTCAGTAATCTGGAACATCGAGTACGAAACTTGCTTATAGTTAGGCCAAGCAGCTTCAAATTCTTTAGATCTTCTTCACTGAATTCCTCCTGCTTCACTGCAATCGTGTCCAAAGGttccttttttatctttcttctccctgtttcctttttaacTCTTCCTGAATCTCCAATTCGTGATTGCCTTTCCAACTTCACGTTTACTTTCTTATTCGAAACTTTATTCCTTCTCACAACAGTCATACTTCTGGCAGCCAAACAAAATTTGACGAGTATATTTATTGCCTTGATAAATCAAGCTTTAATGAAAGTATAAATATTCTTAGAAAGCTGGATTGAATACAAAAAAGAGATGTGACACGCATCTGTGTGTCTTTCAAGATGATTtcatttcactttttttctctccccaagatgataaaaaaaatgtcagATTATTACTCTTTTGGGGTTTACAAGCAAGCAATTTAGCTGTTTGTGGAATAATTCGCAATATAAGAGTCTCCATTTGATTGACCCGTCAATCGACGTTAATACTGTAACCATTCGCAAGATTCGGAAATTGAATCCGTGCTTGGTAAGGGTGACgaccaaaaaaatatatatacataatataatagCTAGGTCTGGTTTATCTAGAAAGGCAAGTACAACCAGGAAAGGAAACATAAACAATATGTTGCTCACATATTGATTACATTCATCACCTTTTTCACTTTGAATTCTGTCGGTGCTCTgtaattttcaataaaaGGTAGCTGAACCGCTTATTAATCGACTAAGTAAatacatccgtacactGCATTCTATACTGTGGAAAGCGAAATTTTTACGGCTTTTATCTCAAAATTCTCCGCTTTCCTGCTTAGCTCTTCGAGTATTTAAGAACTCCGTATATAAGAAATCATTTGCCTTCATAGTTTTTGTATAGCATATCCTGTTTCAACTTTACGCCAAGTACCATCTCTAATTAGCACAAAGTTTTGgtaaaagcagaaaatagCAAAATGAGTGCTTTTTGGAACGATATTAGCACTCAGATTGTGGATTCTTCGGAGATTATTGGCcattcatcttcaaatggTACTTTCTTAAAAAGCCCAATCTGCTCCTGCTATGACAACGGCGGATACTCTATCATTTCACCTATAAACGATATTTCGCCATGTTTTATTAATGGTATCCTTACAAATTTATTATCGGTTGCAATCATAGTTCATGGCTCAATAGAAATACATAGA encodes:
- a CDS encoding uncharacterized protein (BUSCO:EOG09264VRO), whose product is MSDEFNLFGNIGDNPLGSGDQLDALFKKLEEEQHQLKQHSGPASSTNSLLSNIPQTIEESHISASLHASMRVESTHSSGGPIPFKLHHSKPTETKQAIQKVQKDQGKDRGEQPKKKRHYKKRTKKNKGKGELDFDLEKLTTDDILNYSPGLLFGDKQDSPSGSNGNIRNALSTSTADEADIQSFMRSLDPDNVGLGDLPFLGSGGVSSTDEEPKHKRGPGRPRKKRKYTKHKKDPNAPKKPKKPRKPRKPRKKKATESTGFNGMMDSTGLVSLKTEESSSDVALSRSASVLEESSAKAKSSNKIRINIPESLDQGAYFKNNMHIHGSQLSEAQAPKHKEHKKKIKLPEPEKPQPLDENGVPLDMIAGMKYLQTKFEAYKEVNIAEKLLSKKRDEDEGIERDDNDPDEPEFGDLLDLFGINPEEISLDLTLNEKRRLLLESMDKEQMSRYEFFRRTNLNTGSVRRLVSSTIGQSISTSLAKIIGGVGKMFVGNIVERAKDAQRKQFESQVIQQLNYKRALKKYENALQRLKAEGGTDFSQIQKPGPPPTFYEELRDQSKFPRRNPYTYNNFRVIIPDANTHLTADHIRAAYKLYGQETSYDINGRWSQQGGGNGLLFR